Proteins encoded in a region of the Vicinamibacterales bacterium genome:
- a CDS encoding cupin domain-containing protein, which yields MPKLIEKPTVIDCVGTKPKQIQEFAGRVNSGHSAVSVARMISPTGWEEPGQTPQFEEITVVLKGSLRVEHKGGVLDVNAGQAVVTSPGEWIRYSTPGPEGAEYVAVCLPAFSPATVHRDE from the coding sequence ATGCCGAAACTGATCGAGAAGCCGACCGTGATCGACTGCGTGGGCACGAAGCCCAAGCAGATTCAGGAATTCGCCGGACGCGTGAACTCGGGCCACTCGGCCGTCAGCGTGGCGCGCATGATTTCACCGACCGGATGGGAAGAACCGGGTCAGACGCCGCAGTTCGAGGAAATCACCGTCGTGTTGAAAGGCTCGCTGCGAGTCGAGCACAAAGGCGGGGTGCTCGACGTCAACGCCGGGCAGGCCGTCGTGACGAGCCCTGGGGAGTGGATCCGCTACAGCACGCCGGGGCCGGAAGGCGCGGAGTACGTCGCCGTCTGCCTGCCGGCCTTCTCGCCGGCGACCGTTCACCGGGACGAATAG